From the genome of Candidatus Electrothrix communis, one region includes:
- a CDS encoding PAS domain S-box protein: MKIQNKASLIMMAFGATLVALLSLTYELLSHRTIIDGELSNLKNISDEIAQHINSHLKEKANIALTLSSAPLITTTLRKSNAEFSVLQELERKSIIAERNEHWIKTKNSDDPFIQAHMSTPAAQYLKKQQELLPATYGEIFLTNAYGVMIATTGKLTTLAHAHKYWWKNGFHDGRGKIFLDDRGFDTSVQGYVLGVVIPIKDGDQIIGILKCNINISGPLTDVIQKFSQRNLGRIMVVRTGGLIVREEGITPLSTKVADQIISLLQSDTKGINGGATVTNGGENQLVAFSPVTMTQGSEKIGFGGSKASIDHLKGNKGESWYIIISLSEKKVLAASHKATLNILFFGAIFTLLTALVALMLGRLIAKPIVELAATAEFIGNGNLHARADITLNDEIGSLAQSLNKMVERITSITVSRDKLTEEIEHRKEVEKKLSQFKLTLDQTLDCVFMFAPDTLKFSYVNQGAVNQTGFTQEELSNMTPLDIKPEFTEKDFRHLLEPLHDGSKKSDIFQTEHQHKNGTRIPVEILLQFVRPPGEENGCFLAIVRDITERKNSRQRLKKVLDTVDAMIYVADIDTYEILHTNRYVKKHFGNIVGKKCWEAIQGQKGPCPFCKYQRICENGILRPEAHVWQIQNRRNGEWYECRDQGIQWVDGRTARIQVATNISERKKIEKEREKLINELQSALSEIKVLRGILPICSFCKNIRNDEGYYEQIEAYIHKHSGVDFSHTVCPICMKKHYPEEYKMIFQKNDT, translated from the coding sequence ATGAAAATACAAAATAAAGCATCGTTGATCATGATGGCGTTCGGTGCAACGCTGGTGGCACTGCTTTCCCTAACCTACGAACTCCTCAGCCACCGCACAATTATCGACGGAGAGCTGAGCAACCTCAAAAACATCTCGGACGAAATTGCTCAGCATATCAACTCGCACCTCAAAGAAAAAGCAAACATCGCTCTCACCCTTTCCTCAGCCCCTCTGATCACAACAACGCTCCGCAAAAGCAATGCGGAATTCTCCGTTTTACAGGAACTGGAGCGCAAAAGCATAATTGCCGAACGCAATGAACACTGGATAAAGACAAAAAACTCTGATGATCCCTTTATCCAGGCCCATATGAGCACCCCGGCTGCACAGTATCTCAAAAAACAGCAGGAACTCCTCCCGGCAACTTACGGTGAAATTTTTCTCACTAATGCCTATGGCGTCATGATTGCCACAACGGGCAAACTGACCACCCTTGCTCATGCCCATAAATACTGGTGGAAAAACGGCTTTCATGATGGGCGCGGAAAAATCTTCCTTGATGATCGAGGTTTTGATACCAGTGTTCAGGGCTATGTTCTGGGCGTGGTTATCCCGATCAAGGACGGAGATCAGATCATCGGCATCCTGAAATGCAATATCAATATTTCAGGGCCGTTGACCGATGTCATTCAAAAATTTTCCCAACGCAATCTGGGACGAATCATGGTTGTGCGGACAGGAGGACTTATTGTCAGAGAAGAAGGGATAACGCCGCTTTCCACAAAGGTGGCGGATCAAATTATCTCTTTATTGCAAAGCGACACAAAGGGCATAAACGGCGGCGCAACCGTTACAAACGGAGGTGAAAATCAGCTCGTGGCCTTTTCTCCTGTTACGATGACTCAGGGGTCGGAAAAAATCGGTTTCGGAGGAAGCAAAGCATCCATTGATCACCTCAAAGGAAACAAAGGTGAATCCTGGTATATTATCATCTCTCTCAGCGAAAAAAAGGTGCTGGCCGCATCACACAAGGCGACCCTCAACATACTTTTCTTCGGCGCTATCTTTACCCTGTTAACCGCTCTTGTTGCGCTCATGCTGGGCAGGTTAATCGCCAAGCCCATTGTTGAACTGGCTGCCACAGCTGAATTCATCGGTAACGGCAATCTTCATGCCAGAGCAGATATAACCTTAAACGATGAAATCGGTTCGTTGGCCCAATCATTGAACAAAATGGTTGAACGCATCACAAGCATTACTGTTTCCCGCGATAAACTCACAGAAGAAATTGAACATCGTAAGGAGGTTGAAAAAAAACTGAGCCAATTCAAGCTCACCCTGGATCAAACCCTGGATTGTGTTTTTATGTTCGCTCCAGATACGCTGAAATTTTCTTATGTCAACCAGGGCGCTGTCAATCAAACAGGTTTTACCCAGGAAGAATTATCCAACATGACCCCTCTTGATATCAAACCAGAATTTACTGAGAAGGATTTTCGACACCTGCTGGAACCCTTGCATGACGGCAGCAAAAAATCAGATATCTTCCAGACAGAGCATCAACATAAAAACGGTACTCGTATTCCTGTTGAAATCCTCCTGCAATTCGTGCGGCCGCCCGGAGAAGAAAACGGTTGTTTTCTCGCCATAGTACGTGACATTACAGAACGTAAAAATTCCCGTCAACGCCTGAAAAAAGTGTTGGATACCGTAGACGCCATGATTTATGTGGCGGATATAGACACCTATGAAATACTTCATACGAACAGATACGTTAAAAAACATTTCGGGAATATTGTCGGAAAAAAATGCTGGGAAGCCATTCAAGGGCAAAAAGGCCCCTGCCCTTTCTGCAAGTATCAACGCATTTGCGAGAACGGCATACTTCGACCCGAAGCACATGTCTGGCAAATACAAAACCGCAGAAACGGTGAATGGTACGAATGCCGTGACCAAGGCATACAGTGGGTGGACGGACGCACTGCTCGAATACAGGTCGCAACTAATATAAGCGAACGAAAAAAAATCGAAAAGGAACGTGAAAAACTGATTAACGAATTGCAATCGGCTCTCTCAGAAATCAAAGTATTGCGCGGGATCCTCCCGATCTGTTCATTTTGTAAAAATATCAGAAATGATGAGGGTTATTACGAGCAGATCGAAGCTTATATCCACAAACATTCCGGTGTTGATTTCAGTCATACTGTCTGTCCGATCTGCATGAAGAAGCATTACCCGGAAGAATACAAGATGATTTTTCAAAAAAATGATACATGA